A stretch of Chionomys nivalis chromosome 2, mChiNiv1.1, whole genome shotgun sequence DNA encodes these proteins:
- the Bloc1s3 gene encoding biogenesis of lysosome-related organelles complex 1 subunit 3 codes for MASSQGRRRRPGTVVPGEAAETDSELSASSSEEEELYLGPSGPTRGRPTGLRVVGEAAETDSEPEPEPTEAPGDLPPLVVQREAEETWGTEETPAVAPARSLLQLRLADSQTRLDHDVAAAVSGVYRRAGRDVAALAGRLAAAQATGLAAAHSVRLARGDLCALAERLDIVAGCRLLPDIRGVPGIEPEQDPGPRA; via the coding sequence ATGGCATCGTCCCAAGGTCGGCGGCGGAGGCCAGGGACGGTGGTACCCGGGGAAGCGGCTGAGACCGACTCGGAGCTGTCTGCGTCCTCGTCGGAGGAGGAGGAGCTATACCTGGGTCCCTCGGGCCCGACGCGCGGCCGCCCCACGGGGCTCCGCGTGGTCGGAGAGGCAGCGGAGACCGACTCGGAACCGGAGCCAGAGCCCACGGAGGCGCCGGGAGACCTACCCCCACTCGTGGTGCAGCGCGAGGCGGAGGAGACCTGGGGCACGGAAGAGACCCCGGCTGTGGCGCCTGCGCGCTCGCTCCTGCAGCTCCGGCTGGCGGATAGCCAGACGCGTCTGGACCACGACGTGGCGGCCGCGGTGAGCGGCGTGTACCGCCGTGCGGGCCGCGATGTGGCCGCCCTGGCCGGGAGGCTGGCAGCTGCTCAGGCCACGGGATTGGCGGCCGCCCACAGCGTGCGCCTGGCTCGCGGGGACCTCTGTGCGCTTGCCGAGCGCCTGGACATCGTAGCTGGCTGTCGCTTGCTGCCGGACATACGGGGGGTACCAGGCATCGAGCCCGAGCAAGACCCAGGACCGAGAGCTTAG